The window CTGACACGTGTGGGCGCGGTGAAAAACGCCATGGGGCTGCATCCGCAATGCCCGGTGATTGTGGTGGCCGGCACCAACGGCAAAGGCTCGGTATGCGCTTTTCTCAGCCAGATTTACAAGCAGGCCGGCTTTAAAGTGGGCACGCTCACCAGCCCGCATCTGCTGCGTTTTAACGAGCGCATCGCCGTTAATGCCGAGCCGGTAAGCGATGAAGCCATTGTAGCGGCGTTTGAGCGCATCGAAGCGGCGCGCGGCGAAGTTTCACTGACCTATTTTGAATTCAACACCTTGGCCGCAGTCGATATTTTCATGCGCGAGGCCGTTGATGTGATGGTGCTTGAAGTGGGTTTGGGCGGGCGTTTGGATGCGGTTAACGTGTTTGATGCCGATTGTGCGGTGGTCACCAGTATCGACTTGGATCACCAAGCGTTTTTAGGCGACACTGTCGAAAAAGTGGCTTTTGAAAAAGCCGGCGTATTCCGCAGCGGCAAACCGGCCGTTTGCGGTCAAAACCCGCCGCCCGAATCGCTGCGGCAGCATGCTGAGCATATCGGCGCCCCTTTGCTGCTGATCAAACGCGATTTTGATTTCAGCAAATTGGAACAACAGCAATGGTCGTTCCGTTTTCATCCGCAAGTCGCCTCATTATTTTCAGACGGCCTCAACCGCAACCGCAATGCGTTGCCGATTCCGGCTTTGCGCGGCGCGTATCAATTGAACAATGCCGCGTGTGCGCTCGCCGTTGTCGAATGCCTAAACAGCAAGCTGCCCATCGATATCGGTGCCATCAAACGCGGTTTGCTGTTGGTCAACAACCCCGGCCGTTTCCAAGTGCTGCCGGGCAGGCCGCTGGTGATACTTGATGTCGGCCACAATCCGCATGCTGCCAAGGCTTTGCGCCAGGGGCTGATTGCGCTGCCGTTTGCAGAAAAACGCACCGCCGTGTTCAGCATCTTGAACGATAAAGATATTGACGGCGTGTTGGCAATCGTTAAAGACCAGTTTGATGCGTGGCATATTGCCCCTTTGCACCTGCCGCGCAGCATGAGCCCTACCGATTTGCAGCAAAAATTACAGGCACACGGCATCGAGAATGTGCAAACATTCGAGAATGTGCAGACTGCTTATCAAGCCGCTTTGGCGGGCGCTTCGGAAAATGATAGAATTACTGTTTTCGGCTCGTTTCACACGGTGGCCGAAGTGATGGCAATGTTGTAACAGGAACGCTCATGGCAGACAACCGCTTCAATTCCCTTAATGAATACGAACA of the Uruburuella testudinis genome contains:
- the folC gene encoding bifunctional tetrahydrofolate synthase/dihydrofolate synthase, producing the protein MKTLNDWLSHLETAHSTGLIDMGLTRVGAVKNAMGLHPQCPVIVVAGTNGKGSVCAFLSQIYKQAGFKVGTLTSPHLLRFNERIAVNAEPVSDEAIVAAFERIEAARGEVSLTYFEFNTLAAVDIFMREAVDVMVLEVGLGGRLDAVNVFDADCAVVTSIDLDHQAFLGDTVEKVAFEKAGVFRSGKPAVCGQNPPPESLRQHAEHIGAPLLLIKRDFDFSKLEQQQWSFRFHPQVASLFSDGLNRNRNALPIPALRGAYQLNNAACALAVVECLNSKLPIDIGAIKRGLLLVNNPGRFQVLPGRPLVILDVGHNPHAAKALRQGLIALPFAEKRTAVFSILNDKDIDGVLAIVKDQFDAWHIAPLHLPRSMSPTDLQQKLQAHGIENVQTFENVQTAYQAALAGASENDRITVFGSFHTVAEVMAML